GCTGCAGGTGCCGCCGTTCGCCTACGAGCCGTTCGAGGACATGATCGCGGCCGCCCTGGAGCAGGCCTGCCCACTGCTGGTCGCGCTGGACGGGGTCACCGACCCGCGTAACCTCGGCGCGGTCATCCGGTCCGCCGCCGCGTTCGGCGCCCAGGGCGTCTTCGTGCCGGAGCGGCGGGCCGCCGGGATCACCGCGACCGCCTGGCGGACCAGCGCCGGCGCGGCCGCGCGGGTGCCGGTCGCCCAGGTCACCAACCTGACCCGGTCGCTGAAGGCGTGCAAGGACGCCGGCTTCGTCGTGGTCGGCCTGGACGCCGACGGCGAGACCGACCTGTACGACCTGGAGGCCGCGGTCGGCCCGCTGGTCGTGGTGGTCGGCTCGGAGGGGCGCGGGCTGTCCCGGCTGGTCGGCGAGACCTGTGACCTGACCGTGAGCATCCCGATGATCTCCGACGTCGAGTCGCTCAACGCCAGCGTCGCCGCCGCGGTCACCCTCGCCGAGGTCGCCCGCCGCCGCTCCGTCGAGGCGTAGTCACCCGAGGACACGAAAAGGGGCGGTCCGCCGTGGCGGACCGCCCCTTTCTTCGTACGTCAGATCCGGTTGCCGGTGGTGGCGTGGAAGACGTGGCTGCGGCCGGCGCGCGGCTTGACGAACACGGTGTCGCCCATGTTCGGCATGGAGCGGCGGTCGGTCCGGACAACGAAGCGCTCGGAGTTGCCGCCGAGCGCCGCGTGCCCGTAGACGTTGGCGTCGGAGCCGAGGTCCTCGACCAGCTCGACCACGACCGGCATGCCGCCCTCGGTCGGGCTGACCAGGTCGCAGTCCTCCGGACGGAAGCCGACGGTCACCTTGCCGTCGCCGCCCTCGGCGCGGGCCGCCTCGACCTGCTCACGGGTCAGCGGCACGAGCAACTCGGCGAACTCCGCGCCCTTCTCGGTGAGCGGCACGGTCTTGATGTTCATGGCCGGGGAGCCCATGAAGCCGGCGACGAAGACGTTGGCCGGGGTGTCGTAGAGCGCCCGCGGGGTGTCCACCTGCTGGAGGACGCCGTCGAGCATGACCGCGACCCGGTGCCCCATGGTCATGGCCTCGACCTGGTCGTGGGTCACGTACACGGTGGTGACGCCGAGCTTGGCCTGCAGCGACGCGATCTGCGTACGGGTCTGCACCCGCAGCTTGGCGTCGAGGTTCGACAGCGGCTCGTCCATGAGGAAGACCTGCGGCTCGCGGACGATCGCGCGGCCCATCGCGACTCGCTGGCGCTGACCGCCGGAGAGCGCCTTCGGCTTGCGGTTGAGGAAGTCCTCCAGCTGGAGCAGCGCGGCCGCCTCCTTGACCCGCCGGTCGATCTCCGACTTCGAGGTCTTGCGCAGCTTGAGCGCGAACGCCATGTTCTCGTACACCGTCATGTGCGGGTAGAGGGCGTAGTTCTGGAAGACCATCGCGATGTCGCGGGCCTTCGGCGGCAGGTGGGTGACGTCCCGGTCGTCGATGTAGATCGAGCCCTCGTCGACGTCCTCCAGGCCGGCGAGCATCCGCAGGCTGGTGGACTTGCCGCAACCGGACGGGCCGACCAGGACGAGGAATTCCCCGTCGCCGATCTCGAGGTCGAGTTGGTTGACCGCGGGGCGCTCGGTGCCCGGGTAGATCCGGGACGCCTTCGCATAGGTGACCGTAGCCATGGTGGAGCGCTTCCTTTCACCGGCAGGAACGTGCCGGACGATCCGAGTGAAGGAGCGGCCGGCACCCATGGTGCCGGCCAACGGGCGGTCGCCCGGCGGCCGAGGCCGACCGGAGTGTCGTCCGTGTCACTGCACGGTAAACGGGTTTTCCGACCCTGCCAAGACAGGGACCAGCCGGGTGCGACGGACGGCATACGCATTCCGGTCACCCGGGCACGGCCGGGGACCAATCTCCACGGCCGGTCGGCCGGTTCGGCATCGATCCGTCGGTCTTCAGGTCAGGAAATTGACGTTTTCCGTGCTCGGGAGCGCTGCCGAGCGGGTTTCTCGGACGTCAGTCGCTATGCTGACCACGACACCACGCGCCCCTGTAGCTCAGCTGGCCAGAGCACTCGCCTTGTAAGCGAGATGTCGCCGGTTCGATCCCGGCCGGGGGCTCCAAGTCTTCACCAGCCAAAACCCGCCCGGCATGCCCACTACTGGGCAACCGAGCGGGAGGCTGACATCCATTTCTGACATCAGTCGACCGGACCGAACGCCTCACCGAGCCTGCGCAGGGCCTCCGTCTGCTCTGCCATCCGGGTGTGGGCGTAGATCATCATCGTGACGTCGACGTGGGAATGGCCCGCAATGGCTTGAGTGATGTGCGGCGGAGTGCCGAGGCCCAGCAGGAGCGGGCTTGAGGTCGGTGACGTAGGCGGACAGCCAGGAGGACAGGTAGTCGGCGAGCTTCCACGCCCGGTCGGGCACGGGTATGCCGCGCTGGGATCTGGACTTCTGCCCCATTGGCTGGTAGAGCAGCACGCCGATTGGCGGGCTGGTCGACGTGTGAGGGCGGCTGAAGAGGCGCGGTACAAGCTGGCCCCCGAAGCCAACCAAGATCATGCCGTCGCCGGGCCGTCGAACGAGAACCAGCGGTGACCATCGCTGACCATCCATGTCACGGGTAGCGGCAGCTCACAGGCGCAGCCGACAGGTTTGATCGACTACGCCCGTGAACTAGATCAATACCGCTGGAAGTGAGTTCCGTGTCTACATGCTGGCGTGGCGGCGACCGGCGATTGTGCCGGCTGCAAGTGTGATCGCCATGACCGCCGCGAGGATGAGGATCGTGGTGACGGAGGTTCCCAGCTCCCACCCTGCTCGGTGGAAGTAGAGCTCGTAGGTGGCTTGCGCCAAGGCTGGCGCCAGGAGAAGCACCGAGGCGACGATGGGCATCCGTGCATCGACGGGTGCGGTGATGACGGCCAGTGCGGCGAACGCGTACAGGGACATCAGTGGTGCGTCCGACCAGCCGTTGATCGGGCTCGGCGTCAGAACGACGACTGCCAGTGCCCCGAGAACGGGCCAGGCCCACGGTTTGGCCACGGGCGCTCGGGGGGCTCGGAGCAGTGGCAGCAAGGCCAGCGAAGCCAGCAGCGCTGGCCAGCACTTGGGAACAATCGCGTACTGGAGGCTATGAGCCGACCAGAACCAGGACGATTGGTCCCACCAATTTGCCGACCAGTGTTGCGCGACCACGGTCGATATCGCCCCAGCGAATGCCAGTCGGTAGCTACCCCACGCCGCAGCGAAAAGCGCGATGGTCAGCAGCGCCGGAATGACGATGAACCACCATGTGTCGACGTTGTACGGGCCCTCCGACAGCATCGTCAGCAAGAATGAGATCGGGCCTCCGGCCCAGAGTGTCATGCCGTACACGAGCAGGGACAGCGTGGACAGTCGCAGCGCGGAGTGTCCCAGCGCCGATCGCGAGCCGAGACGGTCAACACCGGTGCGGGCGCGTAGCCCTCCGACCACGAGCGCCGCCGCTTCTCGAAGGTCCGGCCGCCGCCGCTGGTCAGCCGTGGCGAGGAGGGTTTCGAGCATCTCGTCGGCGCGATACTGCCGGTAGGCGCGGGGGTAGGCCCGCAGTAGCCAGCGGTAACGGCGCTCCAGCTCAGTCATGCCGGCACCACCCAACCCGCCGCAGGCGTCGAGCGGACGGAACGGTCACGAACGACGCTCGCGGCTGCAGCCATCCGCTCCGCTTCCGCACGCAACGCGGACATGCCTCGCTGGGTCAGCTCGTAGGTGCGGCGGGCACGGCCGTTGACCACCGCCTCCTCGGCCACCCGCACCATCTCTTCACCGGTGAGCCGGTCCAAAGCGGCGTAGAGGGTGCCCGTCGTGAGGCGCACCCGCCCGTCGGACAACTCCTGCGCCCGCTTGACGATCGCGTAGCCGTGCAAGGGTTCGTCCTGCAACGCGGCCAAGATGAAGTAGGTAGGTTCGCGCATCGACGCGAAGGGCCTAGTCATGTCGTCAACATAAGCAGATGACCGACGTATAGGTCAAGATCCCGAGCGGGGTGGCGGAGTGGTTGCCGTTTGTCGCCCGCGGCCGGGACACCTGCCGGCTCACTCAAACGGTGAGCCGGCAGGCGTAGTGCAGTTGATTTGGGTCAGGACGTGACGGGGATGCTGGTGACGGTGTCGCCGGCGTCGGTGACACGTACATCGGTGATGTTGGCGGGTAGCAGTGCGGCGTTCCGGCCAGCGTCCTGCCACTGACCGTCGCCGATCCGGTAGCTCAGCGCCGCCCCCTCGGCGGCGACCAGAACGCCCTGGTTGTCAGGCAGTTGCAGTCGTACGGGCAACGGCGATTTCCAGTCCGCGAAGGGTGCTGGCGACCGCCTTGAAGGCGAGGTACTTGGGAGCGAGCAGCGCGATGACGCGGGCAGGGTCGTCGTCGTACTGGATGGTTTCCACGAGGAGTAGCCGGCCGTCCGGGGTTGCCCCGTAGACCCACAGGAGGGGAGACCCGTCGCTGGTGTGCACACCTGCCGATCCTCCAGGTAGCGGAGCACGACCGCAGCCCGCTGCCGAGGCGGCAACGCCCGCAGCGCCTCAACGACCACTTCGCGGAGAGCTACGACGTCCGCGTGGTCGCGGGCAACCCCGTCGTGATGGCCCAGCGCCTGCTCGGGCCGCCGGGCACGCCAGCGCCACCGGTTGATCGACCGGTTGACCAGCGCACGCCGCGCATACGCCTCCGGGCTGCCCTGCACTCGACGCCACCGCACATACACGTGCTCCAACACCTCCTGAAGCAGGTCCTCCGCCGCATGCCGATCCCCGGTCAGCAGAAAAGCAACCCGTAACAGCACCATCGTTCGTGTGCGAACGAAGTCGTCAAACTCCGCTCCCCGCGAATCACCCATCTGACCTCCCGGCCTCGTCACCCAGCAAGACACCGAGTCGGTCCGCGAGGCTTACCGGTCCCGCAACTCTGCTCGACGAGGCGGACCAGCCGGTGGCCTTCTGGAAGTTGGAGCGGCGCAGGGCAGCACCCTTCGCGCCGGTGAAGACCAAGGCGTCGGGGTCGTCGGCGACGAAGTCGCGCAGATGACGCCGAAGATCCGGACGGATCGCCCGGGAACCGTGACGGAGCGACGGCCCGCAGCCGACTTGGGCGGGCCGAAGATCATGCGTCCGTCGGACATCTCGACCAGGGTCGCACGGCCCCAGTCCGCCGTGCACGTCGTGCTTCCACACTGTGCCAACTGCGGCGGGCAGAAACCGCTGCGCAGCTTCGATGCCCGGCCGTCGGGAAACTCTGGCGAGTGCTGCTGTGTGGTGTTCAGACCGTCGCGTGCGCGGCCGGCTGTGCGGCGTCCGCGACGGTGGCGGTACGGCGGGCGCGCAGGCCGCCGGCCAGACACAGCACTACACCGAGCGCGAGCCAGGTCACCAGGACGATGAGGCGTGGGGCGGCGCCGTAGCTGAGCGGTTGGTTGCTGCCCTAGATGTCAACGACGGCGAGTCGGTGGCGGCCAGGCCTCTCGCAGCTCGAAGCTGCCGCGGTTGTCGGTTCCTTGGCCGCCATGTATGACCACAAGCCGCCGATGTTGGACAGCAGTGGTTTCTCTGGTAGTGGCCGTGCGGCGGTGGACGCACGGGGGCGTCCACCGCCACGCACGCCGGGTTATCGGCTCGGGTCAGCGATCGCTGATAAACGGATCAATGGGCCACGTCGCTGGGTCCTGGCCGCCCGTCCAGTCGCACTCGGCGACGATCCGGCGGATCAGCGTTGGGTCGTAGCGGCCGGAGGCAGTCAGCGATAGCACGGTGCCGCCGTGGTCGACCGCCACCTCCATGATCTGGGCGCCGCCGTCTCCGCGGTGCTCCAGGACCCGGGCCGGCCGGCTGCCGATCTCTTCGTTGGTGTCTGCGACTCGGCCGGACTCGGTACTGAACAAGATATGGAACGTTCCGTTACTTACGCTCAGCATGCTGGTGGCCGTGGTGCCGCGGAACACCACTGAACAGCTCTCCGGCTTCATCGTGGCAGGCAGTGCACGCAGCCGGTACGGCGCGGCACACCGGTAGGTGCGATCCAGCCGGACGCTGGCCGCGACCGTCAACGCATCGGTCTCGTGACGCCCCCCCGCAACCTGTAGCCAGAGGCCGTTGGCGGCCTGCCAGCGCAGCACGGCGTACGGGCGGTCGTCGATCTTGTCGAGGGCGAACGTGCCGGGTCGCCCTGCGACGCGGACGGCTTTGCGCTTACCGGCCAGGGGTTCGAAGTCCTTCGTGTCGGCCCCGACCCGCACAATGAGCTCTCGTTGCTGACCGTTGTTGTCGACACCGTCGATTCCGAGGCGTTCCTGCCGCTCGTCGATCAGCTGCTGGTATTGCACGCCGATGATCGGGAACGGCAATCGCGCCAGGCTGAGGTGCAGCAGCAGCGGCCGGCCGACTTCATCCGCCGAGTCAACCGCCGTAGCGGCGCCGGCAGCGACCGGCGGTGTCGGCAACACTGCCATCCGTGGAGCACTTCTCGACGGCGCGGACGGCGTCGGCGTCGGCGTCGCCACGCTCGGCCCCGACCCCGACCCCGGCCCGGGCCCCGACCCCGACCCCGACCCCGGCCCGGGCCCCGGCCCGGCGCTCGGGCTTAGCGCCGCTGTCAGCGACAGCACCACCGCCGCAGCGCCGGCCGACAGACCCGCCGCGCCGGCGGCGATACCGAACCGCCGCCGCCGGCGGTAGCGGGTGCCCACCGTGCGGGCCCCGACGAGGAGCCGGTCGACATGCACGTCCTCATCGGCGACACGGGTCAACGTCTCATGCAGCGCTCGATCCAGGTCAGTCATCGCGTTCCCCCTTTGGTGTACAGCGCCACATCAGCACCCACCTTGCCCCGCAACGTCGCAAGCGCCCGTTTCACCTGCGTACGCACGGTCACTGTCGAACAGTCGAGCAACCCCGCTATCGACACATCGTCAAGATCCTCGTAGTAGCGCAGGACAACGGCTGCCCGTTGCTTGGCGGGCAACTGCCGGACGTAACGCCACAGGACGTCACGCTCAACAACCTCCGACTCAAGATCCACCCGGCTAGCGGTATCGCCGGTGTCGACCACGACAATCTCGCGGCTCGATAGTCGCCGCCAGCGCGTGATCGCAGCGTTGACCAGCATCCGGCGCAGGTACGCCTCTGTGTTCACGGTCGAGATGTGGTTCCAGCGCGCGAACGCCCGCGCCAACACCTCCTGGGCCAGATCCTCACCGCGATGCCGGTCGCCGGTTAACAGTCGCGCCAGCCGCACCAGCGCTGCACCTCGCGTCCGTACGTAGTCGTCGAACTCCAAAACCTCTGCCCCCCTCCCCGCCCAGCTGCACTCACACCCGGATATACGACTGCGGTATCAGCCTCTGTTGCATGGCACAGCACCCCAATCTGAAGCATTGGAACGATCGGCGCGGTTGGCCGACGAACTGAAGCAGCCGATGGTCGTGGTGCTGGCCCGCGGAGAGACCAGGATTAGACCGCGAAAGCCAGCCACGGTGGGGAGAGGCGGCATCTCGGACGCATAGCCGGGATAGCCATCGGCGCTGCGGAAGCGGCGAATCCTTCGCCGGAGGAGCACCGCTTCCCCCTGCCGGCGGCGTCCCCACACTGGAATCACGGGGCAGGCGGCGCCGGCTCGATGGGCAGCGACGCCCGTACCAGGAAGCCACCGTAGGTTGGGCTGGCCATGCAGCGACGGTTGACAACCCTGGTTGTCGAGCGGACTCTGAAGTCGGAGGCCACTGACAAGGGAGCCGATCATGCGGGAGCTGACGTCGGACGAGCGACGGGAACTTCGGCGGGAACTGGGTGCGGTTGCCGCTGACTGGGCGCAGCGGCTGCACAACTCCGATGTGGATGCCCGGGCCGGCGCTGCCCAGGAGCCAAGATCCGCGGAGACGATGCGGACTCACCTTGCGCGGATGGCGGCAGGTGAGCAGATGCGTCGCCTTCTCGCTGACCTCGTGTCCGCCAGTGCTGAGGAAGCGGTGCAGCACGGTGCCGGCTATCCCGAGCTTGGCGCGGCGGTAGGCGCCAGTCGGCAGGCCGCGCGTAAGCGATGGCCTGGCCTGTCGAAGAGGCGTGCCACCGAGTGGAAGCAGCCGCCCGGGGGCATCGGCTGGGCCGGCAACCAACCGGGGTGCCCGGGACCGTTTTCGGGGACCTGAGGGGCCTGGCTTGACATCCGTCGCTGACATCAACGGTGGCGGCTGAAGCCGGACGAGCGTGGACGGCCGTCGGATCTGAGCCGAACTCGTTGGACGTCAACGGACGTTGCGACCTTTGCCGAAAGCGCCTTGTAAGCGAGATGTCGCCGGTTCGATCCCGGCCGGGGGCTCCAAGTCTTCACCAGCCAAAACCCACCCGGCGTGCCCGTCCAGGGGCGGCCCGGCGGCAGGCTGACAGCCAACTCTGACCTCAGTCGACCGGGCGAATGCCTCGCCCCCAGCCTGCGCAGCGGGTGCGCCCCGAAGGGCCGGGGCGCACCCCGGATGATCTATTCCGTACCGTCTGCGCAGGCCACGACCCCGGCGGCGACCGCGGAGCCGGAAGCGACGGCGGACGGCGAACTGGCGGCGGGTTCGAAAAGGACCCGCGACCGCAACTGCCGGAACCCGGTCCGTTCCAGTTCCGCCAGCACCGCCACCCGGTGGGCGTCCACGTCGGCTATCACCTCCCGGGCGCCGCCGGCGATCAGCACCTCGACCGCCGCGGCCAGCAGTTCGCCCCGGACGGCCTCGTCGAGCAGGCCCAGGTAGGCGATGAGCGGATAGCAGGCGTCCCCGGCCGTTCCCACCAGGCCGACCGGCTCCCCGGCAGCCAGCGCCACTCGCCAGCCCTCGACCGGCCCGGTCAGCCAGGCCAGGGGATCCGTGGCCAGATCCACGCCACCGACCGCCCGTGCAATCTCCATGCCGGTCAGCACGTCCGGCTCCGCGATTCGGCCGACCAGCGTATTGATCTCCGTCGCGTCGACCGCCGGACGGAACGTGTACCGCCCGGAGGCCGCCGGCAGGGGCGTGCCCGTCCAGGAGCACCTCAGCCGTTCGCCACGCTCGACGAGCCCGGCGAGACGGGCTGCAGCCATCGGCGCCTCGACCACAGCGAGGACCTCCGGCCGGCGCCGCCAATGTGCTGGCAGGGCGGCGTAGTACAACCCTGGACCGCCGAGTGCCTGGTGGGCGGCGCGCAGCAGCGCGGCACCCACCTCCGGCTCGGCGTCCAGGTCGAACCGTTCCAGCCATGGAGCGCCAGCAGCACCCGGCGGCAGAAGCCAGGCTGCCCGGCCGATGACGCGGCCGGCTCGCAAGGCGACCCAGGTGTTCTCGGGCCGGTAGCCGCCGGCGGCAATGCCGTCGGCGTAACTGACCTGGCGCAGTTGGGGCAGCGGATCGGGCATCGAATCGAAGAGACTCTCTTCGCCCGCGACGAGCGGACGGATGACCAGATCGGTCACAGGTTGATCCTCCGGAAAGCGAACGCCCCGGGTCAGATCCGCGCAGACGCCGGGACGCGGAGGGGGCGCAGAACATCGGACATTGTTCTGACCTCCTCCCAGCTCGACGGCGTGCCCGAAACGTACTCGACGCACTCGCCTATCGCAACAAGATCGGTCACCTTGTCATCGTCGTGGCCCGGTCAGCCCTCGCGCGGTCGGTCGACCGAGGTCGCAGACGCGGACGGAGAACGCCGGACGACGCCGATCACCGCCAGTGCGGCACCGGTTGGCACCGTCTCGTCCTGACCGACCTTGATTTCGAGCAGCGTGCCGGAGGCGGGCGAGGGTATCTCCGTGTCGACCTTGTCGGTGGAGACCTCCAACAGCGGCTCGTCGGTCCCGACCGGGTCACCGACCTTCTTCAACCAGCGGGTGACCGTACCCTCCGCGACGTGCTCGCCGAGGGCCGGCATGGTGAGGACGGTTGCGTCGGCCGGCGCGCTTTCCACCCGGGCGGCCTCTCCAGCCGGTGGGCGAGACCGGTTACGTCTCCGCCAGCGGTGATGACGCCACCAGTGGATGCCGAGAGCCAGGCCGAGAAGTGCCGCGGCCGTTCCCTTCCACTGTCGCTCGAACAACGATCGGTGATCGCCCAGTGCCGCGTCGCCGGCCAGCGCGAGCACGACGAGGCTGCCCAGCCAGTCGCGATGCGACAGGGCGGTCGGCTCGCCCCGAGAGCCAGCAGCAGGGCGGTGGCACTCAACGCCACCACGAACAGGGGAACTCCGACATGCCAAATCTCTCCGGCGGCGTGCACGGCGCCAGTATGGGTCACCAGGACAACCGTCGCCCGTAACGATCCCGCTGGTCGGAGCCGGGCCGGGGCGGTCGTGGCCGGCGGGGGCCACGACCGCCCCGAGGGACCGGTGCGTCGCCGTCAGCCCCAGTTCTGCGGGGCCGGCTGCCGGGTGGTCGCGTTGATCCGGTTGAAGAAGTTGGTGGTGGCGATCCAGAGCACCAGCGCGGCCAGTTCCTTCTCCCCGAAGTGCCGGGTCGCCTCCTGCCACACCTCGTCCGGCACCGCGTCGCTGCGGTCGGCGAGCCGGGTCGCGGACTCGGCGAGGGCGAGCGCGGCCCGTTCCGCCTCGGTGAAGTACGGCGTCTCCCGCCAGGCGGCCAGCGCGAACAGCCGCTCCTCGGTTTCGCCGTTCTTGCGGGCGCTGCGCGCGCCCGAGTCGACGCAGGCGCTGCAGCCGTTGATCTGGCTGGCCCGCAGGTGGACCAGCTCCAGGGTGCTGCCGGGTACGCCGGCCGAGAACGCGGACTTGTAGAGCAGGTTGACCGCCTTCACCGCGTCGGGGAGCAGCGCGGCGGGGTTCTGGATGCGAGCTTCGAGCGTCATGGTGATCCGTCCTGTCGGCTAGGCTGGCCGGCGTTCGCCGCGCGGCCGCTGTGGTCGTCCGTCACCGGGATGTCGAGCCGGCGGGCGGCGGCGTGACAGATGTGACGGCGGTCACGCGGATGGTCGCGAAGGGGTGGCGGGCCGTGAGTGACACCGAGCTGTTGGTCCGGGATTTCGAGGAGCAGCGCCCGCGGCTGCGCGCGGTGGCCCACCGGATGCTCGGCTCCGCGGCCGAGGCCGACGACGCCGTCCAGGACACCTGGCTGCGGCTCAGCCGCGCCGACGCCGACGCCATCGACAACCTGCCCGGGTGGCTGACCACCACCGTCGGCCGGGTCTGCCTGGACCGGCTGCGCTCCGGGAGCGCCCGGCACGAGCGGTCGACGGACGTGGCCGAGGAGGAGCCCGCCGGCGGGCCGGTCGGCGGCCGGGACCCGGAGCAGGAGGCGCTGCTCACCGAGTCGGTCGGGCGGGCGCTCGAGGTGGTGCTGACCACCCTAGGTCCCACCGAGCGGCTGGTGTTCGTGCTGCACGACCTGTTCGCCGTCTCCTTCGACGAGATCGCGCCGGTGGTCGACCGCAGCACCCCCGCGGTACGGCAGATCGCCAGCCGGGCCCGGCGCCGGGTGCAGAGCCGCTCGGCCGATCAGGTTTCCGATCCCGCCCGCCAGCGCCGGGTGGTCGAGGCGTTCCTCGCCGCCTCCCGGGAGGGTCGCTTCGACGACCTGGTCAGCCTGCTCGACCCGCACGTCGTCCTGCGCGCCGATGCCACCGCGGTACGGATGGGTGGGACCGCCGAGACGCGGGGCTCCTCCCTCGTGGCCGACTTCTTCAACGGCCGTGCCCAGGGGGCGCTGCCCGCGTTCGTCGACGCGCTGCCCGGCGCGGTGGTCGTCCTGGACGGTGGGATCCGCCTCGCGATCAGCTTCATCGTCACCGACCGGATCATCGGCATCGAGGTGGTGGCCGACCCCGGCCGGCTGGCCGCCCTCGACCTGGTGGTGGACGGGTGAGCCGGGCGGTCGAGGAGTCCAACCGGGCGATGCTGCGCGCCCGCGACGCGATGGACCGGGCGTACGCCGAGCCCCTCGACGTGCCGGCGCTGGCCCGGATCGCGCACGTCTCCGCGGCGCACTTCATCCGCACCTTCCGCGACACCTTCGGCGAGACCCCGCACCGGTACCTGCAACGCCGTCGGGTCGAGCGGGCGATGTACCTGCTCGTGCAGACCGACCAGCCGGTGACGGAGATCTGCTACGCGGTCGGCTTCGGCAGCCTCGGCACGTTCAGCCGGACCTTCCGGGACATCGTCGGGGAGTCGCCGTCGGCGTACCGGCGGCGGAAGGCTGTCGCGGCCGGCGTGCCGAGCTGCTTCACCAAGGCGTGGATGCGGCCCAGCGCCACCGCGGTCAGCCGCGCACCCGCCGGCGGACGGTGACCCAGAGGCGGTCACCGAGCCGGGTACGCCGGATCCAGCGCAGCCCGGCCACTGCCCTCGAGCGGGGTCGCGGCGGCGCGGTGAC
This sequence is a window from Micromonospora sp. NBRC 110009. Protein-coding genes within it:
- a CDS encoding ABC transporter ATP-binding protein, with product MATVTYAKASRIYPGTERPAVNQLDLEIGDGEFLVLVGPSGCGKSTSLRMLAGLEDVDEGSIYIDDRDVTHLPPKARDIAMVFQNYALYPHMTVYENMAFALKLRKTSKSEIDRRVKEAAALLQLEDFLNRKPKALSGGQRQRVAMGRAIVREPQVFLMDEPLSNLDAKLRVQTRTQIASLQAKLGVTTVYVTHDQVEAMTMGHRVAVMLDGVLQQVDTPRALYDTPANVFVAGFMGSPAMNIKTVPLTEKGAEFAELLVPLTREQVEAARAEGGDGKVTVGFRPEDCDLVSPTEGGMPVVVELVEDLGSDANVYGHAALGGNSERFVVRTDRRSMPNMGDTVFVKPRAGRSHVFHATTGNRI
- a CDS encoding PadR family transcriptional regulator, with the translated sequence MTRPFASMREPTYFILAALQDEPLHGYAIVKRAQELSDGRVRLTTGTLYAALDRLTGEEMVRVAEEAVVNGRARRTYELTQRGMSALRAEAERMAAAASVVRDRSVRSTPAAGWVVPA
- a CDS encoding SigE family RNA polymerase sigma factor yields the protein MEFDDYVRTRGAALVRLARLLTGDRHRGEDLAQEVLARAFARWNHISTVNTEAYLRRMLVNAAITRWRRLSSREIVVVDTGDTASRVDLESEVVERDVLWRYVRQLPAKQRAAVVLRYYEDLDDVSIAGLLDCSTVTVRTQVKRALATLRGKVGADVALYTKGGTR
- a CDS encoding acetyltransferase — its product is MRRVRFGHAVELGGGQNNVRCSAPPPRPGVCADLTRGVRFPEDQPVTDLVIRPLVAGEESLFDSMPDPLPQLRQVSYADGIAAGGYRPENTWVALRAGRVIGRAAWLLPPGAAGAPWLERFDLDAEPEVGAALLRAAHQALGGPGLYYAALPAHWRRRPEVLAVVEAPMAAARLAGLVERGERLRCSWTGTPLPAASGRYTFRPAVDATEINTLVGRIAEPDVLTGMEIARAVGGVDLATDPLAWLTGPVEGWRVALAAGEPVGLVGTAGDACYPLIAYLGLLDEAVRGELLAAAVEVLIAGGAREVIADVDAHRVAVLAELERTGFRQLRSRVLFEPAASSPSAVASGSAVAAGVVACADGTE
- a CDS encoding carboxymuconolactone decarboxylase family protein, with the protein product MTLEARIQNPAALLPDAVKAVNLLYKSAFSAGVPGSTLELVHLRASQINGCSACVDSGARSARKNGETEERLFALAAWRETPYFTEAERAALALAESATRLADRSDAVPDEVWQEATRHFGEKELAALVLWIATTNFFNRINATTRQPAPQNWG
- a CDS encoding sigma-70 family RNA polymerase sigma factor; translated protein: MSDTELLVRDFEEQRPRLRAVAHRMLGSAAEADDAVQDTWLRLSRADADAIDNLPGWLTTTVGRVCLDRLRSGSARHERSTDVAEEEPAGGPVGGRDPEQEALLTESVGRALEVVLTTLGPTERLVFVLHDLFAVSFDEIAPVVDRSTPAVRQIASRARRRVQSRSADQVSDPARQRRVVEAFLAASREGRFDDLVSLLDPHVVLRADATAVRMGGTAETRGSSLVADFFNGRAQGALPAFVDALPGAVVVLDGGIRLAISFIVTDRIIGIEVVADPGRLAALDLVVDG
- a CDS encoding helix-turn-helix domain-containing protein translates to MSRAVEESNRAMLRARDAMDRAYAEPLDVPALARIAHVSAAHFIRTFRDTFGETPHRYLQRRRVERAMYLLVQTDQPVTEICYAVGFGSLGTFSRTFRDIVGESPSAYRRRKAVAAGVPSCFTKAWMRPSATAVSRAPAGGR